The following are from one region of the Nicotiana tomentosiformis chromosome 7, ASM39032v3, whole genome shotgun sequence genome:
- the LOC138895496 gene encoding uncharacterized mitochondrial protein AtMg00810-like: MINEAKEVLHQQFKVKDLGKLRYFLVIEILRSQHGILLNQRKYTLELISELGLSGGNSAVTPLEINQKLTSLEYDKEARVQGDDPIVDITGYQKLIGKLLYLIVTRPDISYAVQNLSQFMQAPKKSHIDAAIRVVTYLKATPGMRVLMHRESTETLLGFCD; the protein is encoded by the coding sequence ATGATTAATGAGGCCAAGGAAGTTCTACATCAGCAGTTCAAGGTCAAGGATCTTGGTAAACTGAGATACTTCTTAGTCATAGAAATCTTGAGATCACAACATGGTATTTTGCTGAATCAAAGAAAATACACCTTGGAGTTGATTTCAGAGTTAGGATTGAGTGGAGGAAATTCTGCAGTCACGCCATTGGAGATCAATCAGAAGTTAACTTCATTGGAGTATGATAAAGAAGCTAGAGTGCAGGGAGATGATCCTATAGTTGACATTACAGGATATCAAAAGCTCATAGGAAAGCTTTTGTATCTGATAGTCACTCGACCAGATATAAGCTATGCAGTACAGAATCTTAGCCAATTCATGCAAGCTCCAAAGAAGTCTCACATAGATGCAGCTATTAGAGTGGTCACATATCTGAAGGCAACACCTGGCATGAGAGTCCTTATGCACAGGGAATCCACAGAGACACTGTTGGGATTTTGTGACTGA